In Brevibacillus brevis, a genomic segment contains:
- a CDS encoding 3-hydroxyacyl-CoA dehydrogenase NAD-binding domain-containing protein, protein MERKIRKAAVLGSGVMGAGIAAHLANVGIPTYLLDIVPRELTADESKKGLTLNDSLVRNRIAQSGKDRLLKDKPTPLYDKKNLELITVGNFEDHLSLLSEADWIIEVVVENLEVKKSVFALVEAHRKPGTIISSNTSGVSINEMAEGRSDDFRKHFLGTHFFNPPRYLKLLEIIPGNDTDPAVVDFMMQFGEQVLGKGTVLCKDTPNFIANRIGTYGLQVSLHELVRLGIGVDEADALTGPVIGRPKSATFRTLDVVGLDTYVHVANNVKNKSRDEQERAIFEVPPFVLQMVEKRWIGQKAGQGFFKQVQTAGGKEILALDIAALEYRPSVKAKFPSLDAAKTAKSLPDKLKTLAYGKDKGSEFVWTVLKKVLLYAAEKAHEIAEDIVAVDRAMKWGFGWELGPFETWDAIGVEKSVARMREEGETIPALVEELLASGKTSFYEKSEGRTAAFSIGGVYKGVEEKKEKINLAALKEQGKLVRKNAGAALIDLGDGVACLEFTSPNSALGPDVLQMANIAAEEVQKNFLGLVIGHQGKNFCVGMNLAMALLEAQDENWLELDLLVTNFHKAARTLRYMHRPVVAAPFAMTLGGGVEVVYLADRVQASAETYLGLVEVGVGLLPGGGGTKEMLFRAMENVPEGGSVPVDPFPYVARAFETIALAKVSTSGQDAINLGYLRKTDRISVNPDHLLYDAKQLVLTMDREGYTPPAPRKIRVIGETGYANLRQNVYAMKKSGYITDHDELIASKIAYVMSGGSLPAGTEVTEDYILELEKKAFLELIQTPKTQQRMQHMLAKNKPLRN, encoded by the coding sequence ATGGAACGCAAAATTCGCAAGGCGGCCGTCCTGGGCTCAGGTGTGATGGGAGCAGGAATCGCCGCGCATCTGGCCAACGTCGGAATTCCCACTTACTTGCTGGACATCGTACCCCGTGAACTGACCGCGGACGAGAGCAAAAAAGGGCTCACTCTGAACGACTCTCTGGTAAGGAACCGCATCGCACAATCGGGCAAGGACCGGCTGCTGAAGGATAAGCCGACGCCTCTCTACGATAAAAAGAACCTCGAGTTGATCACAGTCGGGAACTTCGAAGATCATTTGTCTCTGCTCTCCGAGGCAGACTGGATCATCGAAGTCGTCGTCGAGAACCTCGAAGTAAAGAAAAGCGTATTCGCTTTGGTGGAAGCCCACCGCAAACCGGGCACGATCATTTCTTCCAACACGTCTGGGGTATCGATCAATGAAATGGCGGAGGGCCGCTCCGACGACTTCCGCAAGCATTTTCTCGGCACGCATTTTTTCAATCCCCCTCGCTACCTGAAGCTGCTGGAAATTATACCGGGCAACGACACGGATCCGGCTGTCGTCGATTTCATGATGCAATTCGGTGAGCAAGTGCTCGGAAAAGGCACAGTGCTGTGCAAGGATACCCCCAACTTCATTGCCAACCGCATCGGTACATACGGTCTCCAGGTCTCCCTGCACGAGCTGGTGCGTCTGGGGATCGGAGTGGATGAGGCTGACGCTCTCACCGGTCCCGTCATCGGACGTCCGAAGAGCGCGACATTCCGTACCCTCGATGTGGTTGGACTGGACACTTACGTACACGTGGCAAACAACGTGAAAAACAAGAGCCGGGATGAGCAGGAGCGAGCGATATTCGAGGTACCGCCGTTCGTGCTGCAGATGGTGGAGAAGCGGTGGATCGGCCAAAAGGCGGGCCAAGGCTTTTTCAAACAGGTACAGACAGCGGGTGGCAAGGAAATCCTGGCGCTCGACATCGCTGCGCTGGAGTACCGGCCGAGCGTCAAGGCGAAATTCCCTTCGCTCGATGCGGCCAAGACGGCGAAATCGCTGCCGGATAAACTGAAGACGCTGGCCTACGGCAAGGACAAGGGCAGCGAATTCGTCTGGACGGTCCTGAAGAAAGTTCTGTTGTACGCGGCGGAAAAGGCGCATGAGATCGCAGAGGACATTGTCGCCGTCGATCGGGCGATGAAGTGGGGCTTTGGCTGGGAGCTCGGTCCGTTCGAGACATGGGATGCCATCGGCGTGGAGAAATCGGTGGCTCGCATGCGCGAGGAGGGAGAGACGATTCCCGCTCTCGTGGAAGAGCTGCTGGCGAGCGGCAAGACCTCTTTCTATGAAAAGAGCGAAGGGCGTACGGCGGCATTCTCCATCGGCGGCGTTTACAAGGGCGTCGAAGAGAAAAAGGAAAAAATCAATCTGGCTGCGCTCAAGGAGCAGGGCAAGCTCGTCCGGAAAAATGCGGGCGCAGCGCTGATCGATCTGGGGGACGGCGTCGCTTGCCTGGAGTTTACCTCTCCCAACAGCGCGCTTGGGCCGGACGTATTGCAGATGGCCAACATCGCCGCGGAAGAAGTGCAAAAAAACTTCCTCGGCCTCGTCATCGGACATCAGGGCAAAAACTTCTGCGTGGGGATGAACCTGGCAATGGCTTTGCTGGAAGCCCAGGATGAAAACTGGCTGGAGCTCGATTTGCTCGTGACCAACTTCCACAAGGCGGCCAGGACGCTGCGCTACATGCACCGGCCCGTCGTGGCGGCGCCATTCGCGATGACGCTGGGCGGCGGTGTGGAAGTGGTCTACCTCGCAGACCGGGTGCAGGCGTCGGCCGAGACGTACCTCGGCCTGGTGGAAGTCGGCGTCGGCCTGTTGCCAGGGGGCGGCGGCACGAAGGAAATGCTGTTTCGCGCGATGGAAAACGTGCCGGAGGGCGGCAGCGTGCCGGTCGATCCGTTCCCGTACGTGGCGCGGGCGTTCGAGACGATCGCGCTTGCCAAAGTATCGACCAGCGGCCAGGATGCGATCAATCTCGGCTACTTGCGCAAGACAGACCGTATCAGCGTCAATCCGGACCATCTGCTCTACGATGCCAAGCAGCTGGTGCTGACGATGGACCGGGAAGGCTATACGCCGCCGGCACCGCGCAAGATTCGCGTCATCGGCGAGACGGGCTACGCCAACCTTCGCCAGAACGTCTATGCGATGAAGAAGAGCGGATATATCACGGATCACGACGAGCTCATCGCGAGCAAGATCGCCTACGTCATGTCGGGCGGCAGTCTGCCTGCGGGTACGGAAGTGACGGAGGATTACATTTTGGAGCTGGAAAAGAAAGCGTTTCTGGAGCTGATCCAAACGCCAAAAACCCAGCAGCGGATGCAGCACATGCTGGCCAAAAACAAGCCTTTGCGCAATTGA
- a CDS encoding S-layer homology domain-containing protein, whose translation MMKRVAIVFLMALLLVQGIFAGKAGAASSFTDIKGHWAQQQISELASLGIIKDNGKHLFYPQSPITRGEALAMLNRVFEHVYGPVAKPLRKNNLDYRYPSRWEIEQLLTNMKAMLQIETGVPIDYDPGDRMLYYLHIAESGQLIKKPEKENPDWWLSSQALQREMTREEATMVLFHLLTPQIYRTANIKPQDAPAFFTSYYEWKQESYYRDTYSPYATAIREFHLFSSQTTLQPDKLMTRAEYAVVLKRLLDYYSKQVGLQFTGKAEQSQKVATAFIRAANLAGEKKDKAKMLYYYTQGAVASMGKLPRTPLTDDLVSVTTKVDETDNRKLWAIAEYKTGLNSGYRIEYRMDPDATTPFGRKIAAVIYSQ comes from the coding sequence ATGATGAAACGTGTGGCAATCGTTTTTCTGATGGCATTGCTGCTCGTGCAGGGCATCTTTGCCGGAAAGGCGGGTGCGGCAAGCTCATTCACAGACATCAAGGGCCACTGGGCACAGCAGCAAATTAGCGAATTAGCGAGCCTGGGCATTATCAAGGATAACGGGAAGCATCTGTTCTACCCGCAGAGCCCCATTACGCGAGGGGAAGCGCTGGCGATGCTGAACCGCGTATTCGAGCATGTGTACGGGCCGGTTGCCAAGCCGCTGCGAAAAAACAACCTCGATTACCGCTATCCATCCCGTTGGGAGATCGAACAGCTGTTGACCAACATGAAGGCGATGCTGCAAATTGAAACAGGGGTGCCGATCGACTACGATCCCGGCGACCGCATGCTTTACTACTTGCACATTGCCGAAAGCGGCCAACTGATCAAGAAACCCGAGAAGGAAAATCCGGATTGGTGGCTCTCTTCCCAAGCCTTGCAGCGGGAAATGACGAGAGAAGAAGCAACGATGGTCCTGTTCCATTTGCTCACGCCGCAAATTTACCGGACCGCCAACATCAAACCTCAGGATGCGCCCGCTTTCTTTACGAGCTACTACGAATGGAAGCAGGAAAGCTACTATCGGGATACATATTCGCCTTACGCGACAGCGATCCGGGAGTTCCACCTGTTCTCTTCGCAAACGACCCTGCAGCCCGACAAGCTGATGACGAGAGCCGAATACGCGGTCGTCCTGAAGCGCCTGCTCGATTATTACAGCAAGCAAGTCGGCCTGCAATTCACGGGGAAAGCGGAGCAGTCGCAAAAGGTGGCGACGGCGTTCATACGGGCTGCCAATCTCGCAGGCGAGAAGAAAGACAAAGCCAAAATGCTTTACTATTACACTCAAGGAGCAGTTGCCAGCATGGGCAAGCTTCCCCGCACTCCGCTGACGGACGATCTGGTCAGCGTCACGACGAAAGTGGATGAGACAGACAACCGGAAACTGTGGGCCATCGCAGAGTACAAAACCGGCCTGAACAGCGGATACCGGATCGAATACCGAATGGACCCCGATGCGACGACCCCATTCGGCCGAAAAATCGCCGCAGTCATCTACTCCCAGTAA
- a CDS encoding putative ABC transporter permease subunit, giving the protein MSKVWLLSKIMLKNAGPAWSAKKGGGWKSLLLLLAVGLGIIPLILAMVAVTAGLYDGLAQVGQESALLGIAVAGASLAIFVLGIVYVLSVFYYSQDVEHLLPLPLSPVHILGAKFLVALYYEYLTLLVLIGPILITFGVKSGGGVLYYLVGLLVFLALPIIPLTLSSLVVMLFMRFTSFGKSKDRFRLIGGVLAIGIAIGFQAFIQRQSSGAGNGLEQFQQMIQTEQGLLGIVTKMFPASKLAALAMFESGALSGLGCLFAFYAAAAVALAVFLIAGDRLYFAGVMGISESRSSRKRVEQGAIRKGLRSRPGWLAYAQKEWKILWRTPAYFMNCVLSSILLPLFGMIPLLSRRDSGEMLAALSSWMQGGQAGGISLAVGVAMIAIMTGSNSTSVTAITREGQGFSMLKTFPLSPGQIIMAKLVPGTVLSLFSMALLLAEGVWLLTLSPSFVLLTCLVGVPAILLINLLGILVDLQMPKLVWGSEQEAVKQNLNPLFSLLFGLLAGGICVLLAFSLGFSMAGLAALLFVLFALADWILYRVLRHRGPEWLSKIES; this is encoded by the coding sequence ATGAGTAAAGTGTGGCTGCTGTCCAAAATCATGCTGAAGAACGCGGGGCCGGCGTGGAGCGCGAAAAAGGGAGGCGGCTGGAAGAGCCTGCTGCTACTCTTGGCTGTCGGACTGGGTATCATTCCGCTCATTCTGGCGATGGTGGCCGTCACAGCGGGGCTATACGACGGGCTGGCACAGGTCGGCCAGGAGAGCGCCTTGCTCGGGATCGCTGTGGCGGGGGCGTCATTGGCCATTTTCGTATTGGGCATCGTCTATGTACTGTCGGTCTTTTACTATTCCCAGGATGTCGAGCATCTGCTTCCTTTGCCGCTTTCGCCGGTGCACATTCTCGGCGCCAAATTTCTCGTAGCGTTGTACTACGAATATTTGACGCTGCTTGTCCTCATCGGTCCGATTCTGATCACGTTCGGGGTCAAAAGCGGGGGAGGCGTTCTCTACTATCTCGTTGGCTTGCTCGTTTTTCTCGCGCTTCCGATCATCCCTCTCACGCTGTCTTCGCTGGTTGTCATGCTGTTCATGCGCTTCACCAGCTTCGGCAAAAGCAAGGACCGTTTCCGACTCATCGGCGGGGTGCTCGCGATTGGCATCGCCATTGGCTTTCAGGCATTTATTCAGCGCCAAAGCAGCGGGGCTGGCAACGGCCTCGAGCAGTTCCAGCAGATGATCCAGACGGAGCAAGGACTTCTCGGGATCGTCACCAAGATGTTTCCCGCGAGCAAGCTGGCCGCTCTCGCCATGTTTGAGAGCGGAGCCTTGAGCGGGCTCGGCTGCCTGTTTGCTTTCTATGCAGCGGCTGCCGTCGCCCTCGCCGTCTTTTTGATTGCCGGCGATCGCCTGTACTTTGCCGGCGTCATGGGCATCAGCGAATCCCGCTCCTCTCGAAAAAGGGTCGAACAGGGGGCCATCCGCAAAGGGCTTCGTTCCCGCCCAGGATGGTTGGCATACGCCCAAAAGGAATGGAAAATCCTTTGGAGAACGCCCGCGTATTTCATGAATTGCGTCCTTTCCAGCATCCTCCTGCCTCTGTTCGGAATGATTCCGCTGCTCAGCCGCAGGGACAGCGGGGAAATGCTGGCGGCGCTGAGCTCGTGGATGCAAGGCGGCCAGGCAGGCGGAATCAGCCTGGCCGTGGGAGTAGCGATGATCGCGATCATGACCGGCTCCAACAGCACATCCGTGACGGCGATCACCCGGGAAGGACAAGGCTTTTCCATGCTCAAGACCTTCCCCCTCTCTCCGGGGCAGATAATCATGGCCAAGCTCGTGCCCGGCACCGTACTTAGCCTGTTCAGCATGGCTCTGCTGCTGGCAGAAGGCGTCTGGCTGCTCACGCTGTCGCCGTCCTTCGTCCTTCTCACCTGTCTGGTGGGGGTGCCCGCGATTCTCTTGATCAATCTGCTCGGCATCCTCGTGGATTTGCAGATGCCTAAGCTGGTGTGGGGTTCTGAGCAAGAAGCCGTCAAACAAAACCTGAATCCGCTGTTTTCGCTGCTGTTCGGGCTGTTGGCAGGGGGGATTTGCGTCTTGCTCGCGTTTTCGCTGGGCTTCTCGATGGCCGGGTTGGCGGCCCTGCTGTTCGTCCTGTTTGCCCTCGCGGATTGGATCTTGTACCGCGTTTTGCGCCACAGGGGACCGGAATGGCTGAGCAAGATCGAAAGCTGA
- a CDS encoding ABC transporter ATP-binding protein, with protein MIELRGVTKSYNGTTKAVDQLSLTVPRGEIFGFLGPNGAGKTTTIKMITGIIRPDAGEILINGKNIATETLTAKRQFGYVPDSPDLFLRLKGLEYLAFMADMYEVPENVRQERIEHLAGRFDMEEALGDPIQSYSHGMRQKIVIMGVLIHQPEVWILDEPLTGLDPKSSFTLKEMMREHANSGRTVFFSTHVLEVAEKLCDRVAIISKGNLLFCGTFPEMQQHFQSNHSLESLFLELTDHE; from the coding sequence ATGATTGAACTGCGAGGCGTAACCAAAAGCTACAACGGTACGACCAAGGCTGTCGACCAATTGAGTCTGACGGTTCCAAGAGGCGAAATCTTCGGGTTTCTGGGACCCAATGGAGCAGGAAAAACCACCACGATCAAAATGATCACCGGAATCATCCGGCCGGACGCGGGAGAAATCCTCATCAATGGCAAAAATATTGCCACCGAAACGTTGACAGCCAAGCGTCAGTTCGGGTATGTGCCGGACAGCCCCGATCTGTTTTTGCGATTAAAAGGACTCGAGTACCTCGCATTCATGGCCGACATGTACGAAGTCCCCGAGAACGTGCGCCAGGAGAGAATTGAGCATTTGGCAGGGCGCTTCGACATGGAGGAGGCGCTGGGTGACCCGATCCAGAGCTACTCGCACGGGATGCGGCAAAAAATCGTGATCATGGGCGTACTCATCCACCAACCGGAAGTATGGATCCTGGATGAACCGCTGACCGGACTCGATCCGAAATCTTCGTTTACGCTGAAAGAAATGATGCGGGAGCACGCGAACAGCGGCAGGACCGTATTCTTTTCTACGCATGTGCTCGAAGTGGCGGAAAAGCTGTGCGACCGGGTGGCGATCATCAGCAAGGGAAACTTGCTGTTTTGCGGCACGTTCCCGGAAATGCAGCAGCATTTTCAGTCCAATCATTCGCTCGAGAGCTTGTTCCTGGAGCTGACCGACCATGAGTAA
- a CDS encoding DL-endopeptidase inhibitor IseA family protein, with amino-acid sequence MNSWTFRILLLSFLLLLSGCNTPSKEHKAKTQNKPPKQSAIQKLGENKTDVVLFLNRAEHVLEEVYFAAADNAKGKTIYEDGLAYREMPKRFDSKDKIVRFFSRFWSRPLAEAMYDNMSTKVVKDKVYVSFPKNDYPVLISTRNTTVQKTNGELRVTVEDATTPAFSTDRTLRYQLVRDAKTKRFEIKSRLGAYGNEQFQ; translated from the coding sequence TTGAACAGCTGGACATTCAGGATCCTTCTCCTCTCCTTTCTCCTGCTTCTCTCCGGATGCAATACGCCGTCCAAAGAACACAAGGCAAAGACGCAAAACAAACCGCCCAAGCAATCCGCCATCCAGAAGCTGGGGGAAAACAAAACGGACGTCGTTCTCTTTCTGAACCGGGCTGAGCACGTGTTGGAAGAGGTGTACTTCGCGGCGGCAGACAACGCCAAAGGAAAGACGATCTACGAGGATGGACTGGCCTACCGGGAGATGCCCAAGCGGTTTGACAGCAAGGACAAAATCGTCCGCTTCTTCTCCCGCTTCTGGAGCAGACCGTTGGCAGAAGCCATGTACGACAACATGTCGACCAAGGTCGTGAAGGACAAGGTGTACGTTTCCTTTCCGAAGAACGACTACCCCGTTTTGATATCCACCCGTAATACCACGGTTCAAAAAACAAACGGAGAACTTCGCGTGACGGTAGAGGATGCGACGACCCCCGCCTTTTCCACCGACCGCACCCTCCGCTACCAGCTCGTTCGCGACGCCAAGACGAAGCGGTTTGAAATCAAATCAAGATTGGGCGCTTATGGCAACGAGCAATTTCAATAA
- the proB gene encoding glutamate 5-kinase, with translation MKKGKMRLVVKVGSSSLAAAGGGVDRDKMALLVSAVGRLREAGHQVVLVSSGAVASGYQSLGYQQRPRTLAAKQAAAAIGQSLLMQMYTQMFAAHRSSVAQILLTRSDFSHRERYQHAFQTLSLLLDKNILPIINENDTVSVAELTFGDNDMLGALVAGLVHADLYMILTDTDGLYDKDPRSNPDAKRISWLQDITEEVEALAGGASQLGTGGMRSKLIAAKTAQGLGIPTFIGKLNQPAELLDVLNGHGNGTYVSYHPEAPASGGLPTRKQWIALHSPIRGSITIDGGAAEAILKKRSSLLLAGVRDVSGSFDPNEVIEVYCDGALIGRGVSRYGAEELLELLSPAARTRRSGTVIHRDQWTQTI, from the coding sequence ATGAAAAAGGGCAAAATGCGGTTGGTCGTAAAAGTGGGCAGCAGCTCGCTTGCTGCGGCGGGCGGCGGCGTCGATCGTGACAAAATGGCCTTGCTCGTATCGGCTGTGGGCCGGCTTCGGGAAGCGGGGCATCAGGTGGTGCTGGTCTCTTCCGGAGCTGTCGCCAGCGGCTATCAGAGCCTCGGCTACCAGCAGCGTCCGCGCACATTGGCCGCGAAGCAAGCCGCCGCGGCCATCGGGCAGAGCCTGCTGATGCAAATGTACACGCAAATGTTTGCCGCCCATCGCTCCAGCGTGGCGCAAATTCTCTTGACCCGGAGCGACTTTTCCCATCGCGAGCGGTATCAGCACGCTTTCCAAACCCTATCGCTGCTGCTGGATAAAAACATCTTGCCAATTATCAACGAAAACGACACCGTTTCCGTGGCCGAGCTGACGTTTGGCGACAACGACATGCTTGGGGCCTTGGTTGCAGGCTTGGTGCACGCCGACCTGTACATGATCCTGACCGATACCGACGGATTATACGACAAGGATCCGAGAAGCAATCCGGACGCCAAACGCATTTCCTGGCTGCAGGACATTACCGAGGAGGTCGAAGCGCTTGCGGGCGGTGCCTCCCAGCTGGGCACAGGCGGCATGCGCTCCAAGCTGATCGCCGCCAAGACCGCGCAAGGGCTGGGAATTCCGACTTTTATCGGAAAGCTGAATCAGCCGGCAGAGCTTCTCGACGTTTTAAACGGGCATGGAAACGGTACGTATGTGAGCTATCATCCGGAAGCCCCCGCATCGGGCGGTCTTCCTACGCGGAAACAGTGGATCGCCCTGCACTCCCCCATCCGCGGGTCCATCACCATAGACGGAGGAGCTGCGGAAGCCATTTTGAAGAAGCGCAGCAGCCTTTTGCTCGCCGGAGTGCGGGACGTATCCGGAAGCTTTGACCCCAACGAAGTAATCGAAGTGTATTGCGACGGAGCGTTGATCGGCCGGGGTGTCAGCCGGTACGGGGCAGAAGAGCTCCTGGAGCTTTTGTCCCCTGCCGCTAGGACGCGGCGCAGCGGCACTGTCATCCATCGCGACCAATGGACACAGACGATTTAG
- a CDS encoding glutamate-5-semialdehyde dehydrogenase gives MESLKTKVLEQIMLAKQASRQMALRSRDEKDKALFAIADQLIADEAAILAANEQDLSRAEADGQPASYLDRLRLTPARIRDLVDGLHQLASQEDPVGQVMESWTRPNGLAIKQVRVPLGVIGMVYEARPNVTVDAAAIALKTGNSIVLRGSHSAVHSNLALAGSIRHALSAAGLPSDAVQYLPYAEHESVDVLCTANGLIDVIIPRGGAGLIQRVLKQSSVPVLETGVGNCHLFIDSQAAYGMAEAIVLNAKTSRPAVCNAAETLLVHRDWPLTHQHALLKSLLSAGVELRACEQTKALHPDLADQLKDASDADWDIEYSALIMAVRTVDSLTDALEHIQRHSTGHSEAIVTEDLEAAERFLAAVDATTVYHNASTRFTDGGEFGFGAEIGISTQKLHARGPMGLPALTSYKYVVHGTGQTR, from the coding sequence ATGGAAAGCTTGAAAACGAAAGTGCTCGAACAGATCATGCTGGCAAAACAGGCTTCGCGCCAAATGGCTTTGCGCAGCCGGGACGAGAAAGACAAGGCGCTGTTCGCCATCGCCGATCAGCTCATAGCCGATGAAGCCGCGATTTTGGCGGCGAATGAACAAGATCTGAGCCGTGCGGAAGCCGATGGCCAGCCTGCCTCTTATCTCGATCGGCTCCGACTGACTCCTGCGCGCATTCGCGATCTGGTAGACGGATTGCACCAGCTTGCGAGCCAGGAAGATCCGGTCGGTCAGGTCATGGAAAGCTGGACGCGTCCGAATGGCCTTGCCATCAAGCAAGTTCGCGTCCCTCTCGGCGTGATCGGCATGGTATATGAAGCCCGTCCCAACGTCACGGTCGACGCCGCCGCGATCGCCCTGAAAACGGGAAACAGCATCGTGCTGCGTGGAAGTCACAGCGCCGTGCACAGCAATCTCGCCTTGGCCGGAAGCATCCGCCATGCGTTGTCTGCGGCGGGTCTGCCAAGCGATGCCGTGCAGTACCTGCCGTACGCCGAGCATGAATCCGTGGATGTTCTCTGCACAGCCAACGGTCTGATCGATGTCATCATTCCGCGCGGCGGAGCCGGCCTGATCCAGCGGGTCCTCAAGCAGTCGAGCGTACCCGTGCTGGAAACTGGCGTGGGCAACTGCCATCTCTTCATCGACAGCCAAGCGGCGTACGGCATGGCCGAAGCGATCGTCCTCAATGCGAAAACCAGCCGTCCCGCCGTCTGCAATGCTGCCGAAACCTTGCTGGTGCACCGCGACTGGCCGCTGACGCATCAGCACGCACTGCTCAAAAGCCTGCTCAGTGCCGGCGTGGAGCTGCGCGCCTGCGAACAGACCAAAGCCCTTCACCCTGATCTGGCCGACCAGCTCAAGGACGCTTCGGATGCGGATTGGGATATAGAATACTCCGCCCTCATCATGGCCGTACGCACCGTGGACAGCTTGACCGACGCACTGGAGCACATCCAGCGCCACAGCACCGGGCACTCCGAAGCGATTGTCACCGAAGACCTCGAGGCGGCAGAGCGATTCCTGGCCGCAGTCGATGCCACAACGGTTTATCACAATGCGTCCACCCGCTTTACCGATGGCGGCGAATTCGGATTCGGAGCGGAGATCGGCATCAGCACCCAAAAGCTTCACGCGCGCGGCCCGATGGGTTTGCCTGCGCTTACTTCTTATAAATACGTCGTACACGGCACCGGACAAACCAGATAG
- the proC gene encoding pyrroline-5-carboxylate reductase, protein MNDQKACSIEGRIGFLGAGSIVEAMLSGILKEGLVSPDRICVTNRSNTERLDQLSQTYGIHTTHDKMEVARSADILILAMKPKDAGEGLRELAGVVTPGQLIISVIAGVSTTLIGEWLGVNCPIIRTMPNTSSAVGLSATGLAANPSVTEEQLKLATSLFEAIGTVYTVAEEELDIVTGLSGSGPAYIYYLVEAMMGAGTTAGLDREMARQLTLQTVIGAATMLRDTREEPALLRKKVTSPGGTTQAGLEVLEAYQFKEAVTSAILRATERSREMGAEYR, encoded by the coding sequence ATGAACGACCAAAAAGCTTGTTCCATCGAGGGACGGATCGGCTTTCTCGGTGCCGGCTCGATCGTCGAAGCCATGCTGTCAGGGATTCTGAAAGAAGGCCTGGTCTCGCCAGACCGGATCTGTGTAACCAATCGCAGCAACACGGAACGACTCGACCAGCTCTCGCAAACGTATGGAATTCACACCACTCATGACAAAATGGAGGTCGCCCGGTCGGCGGATATCCTGATTCTGGCCATGAAGCCAAAGGATGCCGGGGAAGGTCTGAGAGAGCTTGCAGGGGTCGTAACCCCCGGGCAATTGATCATCTCCGTCATTGCGGGCGTCTCCACTACCTTGATCGGCGAGTGGCTTGGCGTCAATTGCCCCATCATCCGGACCATGCCCAACACCTCGTCGGCTGTCGGCCTGTCGGCTACGGGACTGGCTGCCAATCCTTCCGTAACCGAAGAGCAGCTAAAGCTCGCGACTAGCCTGTTTGAAGCGATCGGAACGGTGTACACCGTCGCAGAGGAAGAGCTCGACATCGTCACAGGGTTGTCCGGCAGCGGCCCCGCCTACATTTATTACCTTGTCGAAGCCATGATGGGCGCAGGGACTACTGCCGGTCTGGACCGGGAAATGGCACGCCAGCTTACCCTGCAGACCGTGATCGGTGCGGCTACCATGCTGCGGGACACCCGGGAAGAGCCTGCCCTGCTGCGCAAAAAGGTCACCAGCCCCGGAGGAACGACACAGGCCGGACTGGAAGTGCTGGAAGCCTACCAGTTCAAGGAAGCCGTTACTTCCGCGATCTTGCGCGCCACCGAGCGTTCCCGGGAGATGGGCGCGGAGTACCGGTAG
- a CDS encoding ferritin-like domain-containing protein produces MPTIMPSAPTMQVPIPEPPRVITTKDLSYLKDAMSWELIAFKKLHAFAQQATDPEVKQCLEKTGRMHQQHYQKLLTHLQNNNTAAMSAIPQVQSGQQQQQQQQMQ; encoded by the coding sequence ATGCCAACCATCATGCCTTCCGCGCCTACGATGCAAGTACCGATTCCCGAGCCGCCACGCGTCATCACCACCAAGGACCTTAGCTACTTGAAGGACGCGATGTCATGGGAGCTCATCGCGTTTAAAAAGCTGCACGCGTTCGCCCAGCAAGCAACCGATCCGGAAGTGAAGCAATGTCTGGAAAAAACGGGACGCATGCATCAGCAGCATTACCAAAAGCTGCTCACCCATTTGCAAAACAACAATACGGCGGCGATGAGCGCCATTCCGCAGGTCCAATCCGGGCAACAACAGCAGCAGCAACAACAAATGCAGTAA
- a CDS encoding spore coat protein: protein MPNQNQIANPQSGQLPQVKGPQMNDRDYLNDCLATCKYLTDSLNIAVREASHQQLHQDFLQMLNETHQSAREAYDLMFRKGWYKLEAAQQQQLQQAHQQFSGYSTQFPYH, encoded by the coding sequence ATGCCAAACCAAAACCAGATCGCCAATCCGCAGTCGGGTCAGCTGCCTCAGGTAAAAGGTCCGCAGATGAACGACCGCGACTACCTGAACGATTGTCTGGCTACCTGCAAATATTTGACAGACAGTCTCAACATCGCCGTGCGCGAAGCGAGCCACCAGCAGCTGCACCAAGATTTTTTGCAAATGCTGAACGAGACTCACCAGAGCGCGCGGGAAGCGTACGACCTGATGTTTCGCAAAGGCTGGTACAAGCTGGAGGCAGCCCAGCAGCAACAGCTGCAGCAGGCGCACCAGCAGTTCAGCGGCTACTCGACCCAGTTTCCTTATCATTGA